A genomic stretch from Tenrec ecaudatus isolate mTenEca1 chromosome X, mTenEca1.hap1, whole genome shotgun sequence includes:
- the LOC142433057 gene encoding uncharacterized protein LOC142433057, whose product MGSVAAEDVVIHFSREEWALLDCAQMKLYQEVMMETLRNLTSVSASLTGGKTLPCKHSALPSGNNHTWSFLLGENPESHVPEGRPRSRGSCGRSQTAEVTCDRHEGDPCAKTSSRIPDPTSSRRSPPEGSVSERRPSGEPLTGPLSRKSPASPRRGCSACPCQNCAGAHSRSCPLAPPRRPLRATEPGEDPLPGPALQRPAIALTGIECREGNGCREEGLRRCPALPEKPRGLSRGGESAQGSPPCGEASAQPYGCPQCGKAFCRRSYLAAHSRSHRADRPHPCKECGKAFKKASSLRVHGRVHTGEKPYACRRCGKGFASSSNLTKHVRTHTGDRPYACRECAKAFKESSNLTLHTRTHHGELPFQCAQCGRAFTSRFSLTNHTRAHRGERPFACEECGKAFIRACHLHRHKKTHSAERPYACEECGKAFSDASTLTGHRRTHSEERPYACTECGKAFKTPFYLAKHGQTHAGARPYPCKECGKAFPSGKQFMSHRRAHHGGNPFECERCGKRFTHFSALVRHEGTHSSEKPYKCQECGKAFADAPHLGVHLQTHSGDRPYRCPQCEKAFKFSSALHVHRRVHTGEMPYECPECGKRFRRSGNLTDHRKTHSAERPYVCADCGKAFVSLSALNIHRRTHTGERPYGCQDCGKAFAQSSHLSTHKRVHSQERPFACTECGKTFKHTSNLSQHRKIHSAEEAPGT is encoded by the exons ATG GGCTCCGTGGCCGCGGAGGACGTGGTCATCCACTTCAGCCGGGAGGAGTGGGCTCTGCTGGATTGTGCCCAGATGAAGCTCTACCAGGAGGTGATGATGGAGACCCTCAGGAACCTCACCTCCG TGTCTGCAAGTCTCACGGGCGGGAAAACGTTGCCCTGCAAGCACTCAGCGCTGCCGTCGGGGAACAACCACACCTGGTCCTTCCTGCTCGGAGAAAACCCTGAATCCCATGTGCCTGAAGGTCGACCTAGAAGCCGGGGGAGCTGTGGGAG AAGCCAAACAGCGGAGGTCACCTGTGACCGTCACGAAGGAGATCCATGTGCAAAGACCTCCAGCCGGATCCCAGATCCCACTTCATCCCGAAGAAGTCCTCCAGAAGGAAGTGTCTCTGAGCGCCGTCCGTCGGGAGAACCTCTCACGGGTCCCTTATCGCGGAAGAGCCCTGCCTCCCCTCGGCGAGGGTGCTCAGCCTGTCCGTGCCAGAACTGCGCGGGCGCCCACAGCCGCTCCTGTCCCCTGGCCCCTCCTCGGAGACCCCTTCGTGCCACGGAGCCTGGAGAGGACCCCCTTCCTGGGCCCGCGCTTCAGAGGCCTGCGATCGCACTCACGGGTATCGAGTGCCGTGAGGGCAATGGATGCAGAGAAGAAGGCCTTCGGCGTTGCCCAGCCCTCCCCGAGAAGCCCCGCGGACTAAGTCGCGGCGGGGAGAGCGCTCAGGGAAGCCCGCCGTGCGGGGAAGCCAGCGCTCAGCCGTACGGATGTCCGCAGTGTGGGAAAGCCTTCTGCCGTCGCTCCTACCTCGCCGCGCATTCGCGATCCCACCGTGCCGACCGGCCCCACccgtgtaaggaatgtgggaaagcctttaagaAGGCCTCCTCGCTCCGCGTGCACGGGCGCGTGCACACCGGGGAGAAGCCCTACGCGTGCCGGCGCTGCGGCAAAGGCTTCGCGTCTTCCTCGAACCTCACCAAGCACGTACGCACTCACACGGGGGACCGGCCGTACGCGTGCCGAGAATGCgcgaaggccttcaaggagtccTCCAACCTCACGCTCCACACGAGGACCCATCACGGAGAGCTCCCGTTCCAGTGCGCCCAGTGCGGGAGGGCCTTCACCTCGCGGTTCTCGCTAACCAACCACACGCGCGCGCACCGCGGGGAGCGGCCGTTCGCCTGCGAggagtgtgggaaagccttcatCCGGGCCTGCCACTTGCACCGGCACAAGAAGACCCACAGCGCAGAGAGGCCGTACGCGTGCGAggagtgtgggaaagccttcagcGACGCCTCAACCCTCACCGGCCACCGCAGAACCCACAGCGAGGAGCGGCCGTACGCGTGCACCGAATGCGGGAAGGCCTTCAAGACCCCCTTTTACCTGGCTAAGCACGGGCAGACCCACGCTGGCGCGAGGCCGTACCCGTGTAAggagtgtgggaaagccttccCTTCCGGGAAGCAGTTCATGTCCCACCGGAGAGCTCACCACGGAGGGAACCCCTTCGAATGTGAGCGGTGCGGGAAACGCTTCACTCACTTCTCCGCCCTCGTGAGGCACGAGGGGACCCACAGCTCGGAGAAGCCGTACAAGTGCCAGGAATGCGGGAAAGCGTTTGCCGATGCCCCGCACCTCGGCGTGCATCTGCAGACTCACAGCGGGGACAGGCCCTACCGCTGTCCGCAGTGCGAGAAAGCCTTCAAGTTTTCCTCGGCGCTCCACGTGCACAGGAGGGTTCACACCGGGGAGATGCCCTACGAGTGCCCCGAGTGTGGGAAACGGTTCAGGCGGAGCGGAAACCTCACGGACCACAGGAAAACCCACAGCGCGGAAAGGCCCTATGTGTGTGCGGACTGTGGGAAAGCCTTCGTGTCCCTCTCGGCCCTTAACATACACAGAAGAACTCACACCGGGGAGCGCCCGTACGGATGCCAGGACTGCGGGAAGGCCTTTGCCCAGTCCTCTCACCTCAGCACGCACAAGAGGGTTCACAGCCAGGAAAGGCCGTTTGCATGTACGGAATGTGGGAAAACCTTTAAGCACACTTCGAACCTCTCTCAGCATCGAAAAATCCACTCTGCGGAAGAGGCTCCGGGCACGTGA